From Elusimicrobiota bacterium, the proteins below share one genomic window:
- a CDS encoding recombinase family protein, which translates to MPEEVSTLNASKVKRIAIYTRKSNDENLTNGVTSLDSQKSCCRSFIEINKCNGWEEYQEVFDDPAESGKSLKRPAMQRLLKRIAEGKIDGVIVYKLDRLTRNSKDFHGLLELFEKHNVAFISSTESIDTKSPAGRLMTAIMVQFAQYDRELDVVRSIDFHLSRAKKGLWTGGLAPLGYDAKDKHLVVNEKEAELVNRIFKMYLEYQSTVRIAQELNDLGFRRKLYTSAGGNTFGGKPFDMDSIVLILQRRAYLGYVQNTRSKQEFQGQHKPIIDKELFDEVQKLLELRNHRGGEIHVASNKHGFLLKGLLTCGECGSAIVPTFRNKKGHYYLYYKCLAQKGGMPHRCAITPLGARKFESFIVENLAAIGWDRPFLERIVAKAQKLAKESLTPLDKERQALEVQLKTIKGEAQQLLSLVKSGNSASEVVEEIQRLEVVKKDLADRILKIEALASHSQKAVYDVEVIQGGFQRFAVLINRIPVEHQVKVIRTIVQEIIIYKNRVKIIVPEISVEEIQKVLNEKLAFGVGVSPEEWGVKTNFTQNNRRIGAVVVKKDWRPQGDSNP; encoded by the coding sequence ATGCCCGAAGAAGTAAGTACTTTGAACGCATCGAAGGTGAAGCGCATTGCTATCTACACTCGAAAATCAAATGACGAGAACCTGACGAATGGCGTCACGTCTTTAGATAGCCAAAAATCCTGTTGCAGAAGTTTTATAGAAATAAATAAGTGCAACGGCTGGGAAGAATACCAGGAAGTGTTTGACGATCCCGCCGAAAGCGGAAAGTCATTGAAGCGCCCGGCGATGCAGCGGCTATTAAAACGCATCGCGGAGGGCAAGATTGATGGCGTAATTGTTTACAAGCTTGACCGGCTTACGAGAAACTCGAAAGATTTTCATGGCCTTTTGGAACTATTCGAAAAGCATAATGTGGCATTCATAAGTAGCACCGAAAGCATCGATACAAAAAGCCCTGCTGGCCGTTTGATGACGGCGATTATGGTCCAGTTCGCCCAATACGATAGAGAGCTGGATGTTGTACGGTCCATAGATTTTCACCTTAGCCGCGCTAAAAAGGGTCTATGGACTGGCGGCCTGGCTCCGCTGGGGTATGATGCTAAGGATAAGCACCTAGTCGTAAACGAGAAAGAAGCCGAGCTTGTGAACCGGATATTTAAAATGTACCTGGAGTATCAGTCCACCGTTAGGATTGCGCAGGAATTGAATGACCTTGGCTTTAGGCGGAAGCTCTATACCTCAGCGGGTGGTAACACCTTCGGCGGGAAGCCATTCGACATGGATTCCATCGTGCTTATATTACAGCGTCGGGCATATCTCGGCTATGTGCAAAATACTCGAAGCAAGCAAGAGTTTCAGGGACAGCACAAGCCCATCATAGATAAAGAGCTTTTCGACGAAGTCCAAAAACTGCTGGAGCTGCGTAATCATCGCGGTGGGGAAATCCATGTCGCCAGCAACAAACACGGCTTCCTGCTTAAAGGTTTGCTTACATGCGGAGAGTGCGGTTCTGCGATTGTCCCGACATTTCGTAATAAAAAAGGGCATTACTACCTTTATTATAAGTGCTTGGCACAAAAGGGCGGAATGCCGCACCGGTGCGCCATAACGCCGCTTGGTGCCCGGAAATTTGAATCTTTCATCGTGGAGAATCTTGCGGCGATTGGGTGGGACAGGCCCTTCCTCGAAAGAATCGTTGCTAAGGCACAGAAGCTGGCCAAGGAAAGCCTTACGCCTCTGGACAAGGAGCGTCAGGCGCTTGAAGTACAGCTTAAGACCATCAAGGGCGAGGCTCAGCAGCTACTTAGCCTGGTGAAGTCCGGGAACTCCGCGAGTGAGGTCGTTGAGGAGATTCAGCGCCTGGAGGTGGTCAAGAAAGACCTCGCTGACCGTATTCTTAAAATTGAAGCACTGGCATCGCATAGCCAGAAGGCCGTCTACGATGTCGAAGTGATTCAGGGAGGCTTCCAGCGCTTCGCCGTCTTAATCAACCGGATACCGGTAGAGCATCAGGTTAAGGTTATTCGGACTATTGTTCAGGAAATAATCATCTACAAGAATCGCGTGAAAATTATAGTTCCAGAAATCTCCGTCGAGGAAATCCAAAAGGTGCTAAATGAAAAGTTGGCTTTTGGGGTGGGTGTGTCACCAGAAGAATGGGGGGTAAAAACGAACTTTACGCAAAACAACCGCCGAATTGGGGCGGTTGTAGTGAAAAAAGATTGGCGCCCCCAAGGGGATTCGAACCCCTGA